From Nitrospirae bacterium CG2_30_53_67, one genomic window encodes:
- a CDS encoding acetate kinase: MEDGRLKRILTINSGSSSIKFSLYRMGQRETLALRGEIQGIGLSGSLFHAGNADGTSLIKEQRDLPDHTAALKVILEWLHENSLDRDLNAAGHRVVHGGTQYSRPRLITPDLLAELRRLSPFVPEHLPHELDAIDAIRRHDPALQQVACFDTMFHRQMPRVAQLYPLPKKLRDLGILRYGFHGLSYEYIMEELRREAGEEAAGGRIIIAHLGHGASMAAVHKGRCLDTTMGFTPAGGLVMSTRTGDLDPGVLLYLLEQEGMAPRELNELVNRRAGLLGVSGITGDMKELLEREADEPQAKDAVDLFCCQARKFLGGLAAVLGGVDTLVFTGGIGENAPEVRRRISVRLEFLGLDLDPEQNLRNAAIISESGSPATVRIIHTNEELMIARHTYMLLSQTNA, encoded by the coding sequence ATGGAAGATGGACGGTTAAAAAGGATCCTGACGATCAACAGCGGTTCTTCCAGCATCAAGTTTTCCCTGTACCGGATGGGACAGCGGGAGACGCTGGCCCTCAGAGGCGAAATCCAGGGGATCGGTCTCTCCGGAAGTCTCTTCCACGCCGGGAACGCGGACGGCACAAGCCTGATCAAAGAGCAGCGGGACCTCCCGGACCACACTGCGGCCTTGAAGGTCATCCTGGAATGGCTGCACGAGAATTCCCTGGACCGGGACCTGAACGCGGCGGGGCACAGGGTGGTGCACGGCGGAACGCAGTACAGCCGGCCGCGTCTCATCACCCCGGATCTGCTTGCGGAGCTCAGAAGACTCAGCCCCTTCGTGCCGGAACATCTTCCCCACGAACTCGACGCCATCGATGCGATCCGCCGGCACGATCCCGCCCTCCAGCAGGTTGCGTGCTTCGACACTATGTTTCACCGGCAGATGCCCCGCGTGGCCCAGCTCTATCCGCTCCCCAAGAAGCTTCGGGACCTGGGCATCCTCCGCTACGGCTTTCACGGTCTTTCCTATGAGTATATCATGGAGGAGCTGCGGCGGGAGGCCGGCGAAGAGGCGGCCGGCGGCCGCATCATCATCGCCCACCTCGGTCACGGGGCCAGCATGGCCGCCGTGCACAAGGGGAGATGCCTGGATACCACCATGGGCTTTACCCCGGCCGGGGGTCTGGTCATGAGCACCCGTACCGGGGATCTGGACCCCGGTGTGCTCCTCTACCTTCTGGAGCAAGAGGGGATGGCCCCCCGAGAGCTGAATGAACTTGTAAATCGCAGGGCCGGTCTTCTGGGGGTTTCCGGCATCACCGGCGATATGAAAGAACTCCTGGAACGGGAGGCGGATGAACCGCAGGCCAAGGATGCCGTGGATCTCTTCTGCTGCCAGGCCAGGAAATTTCTGGGCGGCCTGGCCGCGGTTCTGGGCGGGGTGGACACCCTGGTCTTCACCGGCGGGATCGGGGAGAACGCGCCCGAGGTGCGGCGGCGCATCTCAGTCAGGCTGGAATTCCTGGGGCTCGATCTTGATCCGGAGCAAAACCTGAGAAACGCGGCCATCATCTCAGAATCCGGCTCTCCGGCGACCGTCCGTATCATCCATACCAATGAAGAGCTGATGATCGCCCGGCACACGTATATGCTTCTTTCTCAGACCAACGCGTAA
- a CDS encoding phosphoketolase: protein MNKSLSTDQLKNMDAYWRAANYLSVGQIYLYDNPLLKEPLTLNHIKPRLLGHWGTTPGLNFIYVHLNRVIREQNLNMIYIAGPGHGGPGLVANTYLEGTYSEFYPDISRDAEGMKKLFRQFSFPGGIPSHVAPETPGSIHEGGELGYSIAHAYGAVFDNPDLIAACVVGDGEAETGPLAAAWHSNKFLNPVRDGAVLPILHLNGYKIANPAVLARIPHAELESLFAGYGYKPYFVEGEDPGLMHRAMAETLDTVFGKIKTIQEKARTRGLTGRPRWPMIVLRTPKGWTGPKEVDGLKTEGFWRSHQVPLSEMAAKPGHVKLLETWMKGYRSEELFDENGSLRPELAELAPKGERRMGANPHANGGLLLRDLKLPDFKDYAVEAPEPGRVSAEATRVMGRFLRDVMKRNMEERNFRVFGPDETASNRLSALFEVTDRTWMDPTIPEDDHLSPDGRVMEILSEHTCQGWLEGYLLTGRHGFFSCYEAFIHIIDSMFNQHAKWLKVTRDEIPWRRPIASLNYLLTSHVWRQDHNGFSHQDPGFIDHVVNKKADIVRVYFPPDANTLLSVTDHCLRSRNYVNVIVAGKQPALQYLDMDAAVKHCSSGIGIWEWASSDFGADPDVVMACAGDVPTLETLAAVDLLREHVPDLKIRVINVVDLMTLQPREEHPHGLSDNDFDDLFTADKPIIFAFHGYPWLIHRLTYRRTNHKNLHVRGYKEEGTTTTPFDMAVRNDLDRFHLTADVIDRVPKLDAIAAYTKQFIRDKLIEHREYITRYGQDMPEILKWTWKGGKR, encoded by the coding sequence ATGAATAAATCTCTTTCCACGGATCAGTTAAAGAATATGGACGCCTACTGGCGGGCGGCCAACTACCTCTCGGTGGGACAGATCTATCTCTACGACAATCCCCTGCTCAAAGAACCTCTAACTCTCAATCACATCAAGCCCCGCCTCCTGGGGCACTGGGGGACCACGCCGGGACTTAACTTTATCTACGTGCATCTCAACCGCGTCATCCGCGAACAGAATCTCAATATGATCTACATCGCCGGCCCAGGTCACGGAGGTCCCGGCCTGGTCGCGAACACCTATCTGGAAGGAACGTATAGCGAATTCTATCCCGACATCTCTCGGGATGCTGAGGGGATGAAGAAGCTCTTCCGCCAGTTTTCTTTCCCGGGCGGTATTCCAAGCCACGTGGCCCCCGAGACCCCGGGCTCCATCCATGAAGGGGGGGAGCTGGGCTACTCGATCGCCCACGCCTATGGCGCGGTCTTTGACAATCCCGACCTCATTGCCGCCTGCGTGGTGGGCGACGGGGAGGCAGAAACCGGCCCTCTGGCCGCAGCATGGCATTCGAACAAATTTCTCAATCCCGTCCGTGACGGCGCCGTGCTTCCCATCCTGCACCTGAACGGCTACAAGATCGCCAATCCCGCGGTTCTTGCCCGCATCCCTCATGCGGAGTTGGAGAGTCTCTTTGCGGGTTACGGTTACAAGCCTTATTTTGTAGAGGGCGAAGATCCAGGGCTGATGCACCGGGCCATGGCTGAAACCCTGGACACTGTATTCGGCAAGATCAAGACCATTCAGGAAAAGGCCCGGACCAGAGGTCTGACCGGCCGTCCCCGTTGGCCCATGATCGTCCTGCGAACCCCCAAGGGATGGACCGGCCCCAAGGAGGTCGATGGACTCAAGACCGAGGGGTTCTGGCGGTCGCACCAGGTCCCCCTGTCCGAGATGGCGGCCAAGCCCGGACACGTGAAGCTCCTCGAAACATGGATGAAGGGCTACCGGTCCGAGGAACTCTTTGATGAGAACGGATCTTTGCGTCCCGAACTCGCCGAGCTTGCGCCCAAGGGAGAGCGCCGTATGGGGGCCAACCCCCATGCCAACGGAGGTCTTCTGCTCCGTGACCTGAAACTTCCGGACTTCAAGGATTATGCCGTGGAGGCGCCGGAGCCGGGCCGGGTCTCGGCCGAGGCGACCCGCGTCATGGGCCGTTTCCTGCGAGATGTGATGAAACGTAATATGGAAGAGAGGAATTTCCGCGTCTTCGGTCCGGATGAGACCGCCTCGAACCGTCTGAGCGCCCTGTTCGAGGTCACGGATCGGACCTGGATGGACCCGACCATCCCCGAAGATGACCATCTCTCCCCGGACGGCCGTGTCATGGAGATCCTGAGCGAGCATACCTGCCAGGGCTGGCTGGAGGGGTATCTTCTCACGGGCCGGCACGGCTTCTTCTCCTGCTACGAGGCCTTCATCCATATTATCGATTCCATGTTCAACCAGCACGCCAAGTGGCTCAAGGTGACGAGGGACGAAATCCCCTGGCGGCGGCCCATCGCCTCCCTCAACTATCTGCTGACTTCCCACGTCTGGCGCCAGGACCACAACGGCTTTTCCCACCAGGACCCGGGCTTCATAGATCACGTGGTCAACAAGAAGGCCGACATCGTCCGGGTCTACTTCCCGCCTGATGCCAACACCCTCCTCTCGGTCACGGATCATTGTCTCAGGAGCCGGAACTATGTGAATGTCATCGTGGCCGGGAAACAGCCCGCGCTCCAGTACCTGGACATGGATGCGGCGGTCAAGCACTGCTCCTCGGGCATCGGGATCTGGGAGTGGGCGAGCAGTGATTTCGGCGCCGACCCCGACGTGGTCATGGCCTGTGCCGGGGATGTTCCCACGCTGGAGACCCTGGCCGCCGTGGACCTGCTCCGCGAACATGTGCCGGATCTTAAGATCCGCGTAATCAACGTCGTGGACCTCATGACCCTCCAGCCCAGGGAAGAACATCCCCACGGGCTTTCGGACAATGATTTCGACGACCTCTTCACCGCGGACAAACCGATCATCTTTGCCTTCCACGGCTATCCCTGGCTGATCCACCGGCTGACGTACCGGCGGACCAACCATAAGAACCTGCACGTGCGGGGCTACAAGGAAGAGGGAACCACGACCACCCCTTTTGACATGGCCGTCCGCAATGATCTGGACCGGTTCCATCTGACGGCGGACGTGATCGACCGCGTGCCCAAACTCGATGCCATCGCGGCCTATACAAAACAGTTCATCCGGGACAAGTTGATTGAACACCGGGAGTATATCACCCGCTACGGCCAGGACATGCCTGAAATTCTGAAATGGACATGGAAAGGCGGCAAGAGATGA
- a CDS encoding alpha-glucan phosphorylase, translated as METTPFFPRKLPAGLEPWATLVTDLRWMWSHAGDALWSDVDPETWERTKSPYVVLQNLSRERLEDLAGDAKFRKELKRLAKDRESYLGCSCWSHGIFGETHAPTIAYFSMEFGLSEALPIYAGGLGILAGDYLKAASDLGVPVVGVGLLYQEGYFRQVIDAGGWQQEVYPYNDPTSLPITPVLAENGTWLHVSFDAPGRTVRFRVWKAEVGRVMLYLLDSNDPLNSPNDRGITGKLYGGGQEMRLAQEIALGICGWQLIEALGLPVEVCHLNEGHAAFVTLERARRLMEQNHLNFWEALWATRAGNVFTTHTPVAAGFDIFPRELLEKYGRDYADRLGVSPHELAALGRKNPDDTQEPFNMAYLALRTCGITNGVSRLHGEVSRRIFQDLFPRWPDHEVPVTHVTNGVHVPSWDSPWADEAWTQVCGKERWQGTLKALTGTILKKMSDEDLWSFCSAERADLVDYARRRLALHLGQRGLPPDRVALSEKVLDPHVLTLGFARRFAEYKRPNLLLQDTERLVRLLGNPDRPVQIIVAGKAHPQDETGKRLVQEWARFVERPEVRAHAVFLEDYDMNLAQELVQGVDVWLNTPRRPWEASGTSGMKVLVNGGLNLSSLDGWWAEAYSPDVGWALGDGQERPAGEWDRVEAEQLYRLLEEEVVPEFYDRDEAGLPRAWIQRMRASMAHLTPRFSSNRMVREYAEKLYLPAAAAFQRRMARKGRLAKELRAWERTLADHWHEVQWGDLAAIQEQDGWTFEVRLDLGGIPPDFVQVQLYADPVGSEEPIRQVMKRRAGVPVAAKGDRYVCRVKTSRPPAHFTPRLVARHLDARIPAECSLILWYSGALVLLKRAQTLVRNLS; from the coding sequence ATGGAGACCACACCCTTTTTCCCTCGAAAACTTCCCGCCGGCCTGGAGCCGTGGGCAACCCTGGTGACCGACCTCCGCTGGATGTGGAGTCATGCCGGTGATGCCCTGTGGAGTGACGTGGACCCGGAAACATGGGAACGGACAAAAAGTCCCTACGTGGTCCTGCAGAACCTTTCACGGGAGCGCCTGGAGGATCTGGCCGGAGATGCAAAATTCAGGAAAGAGCTCAAGCGTCTGGCTAAGGACCGAGAGTCGTATCTTGGCTGTTCCTGTTGGAGCCACGGGATTTTCGGGGAGACCCATGCGCCCACGATCGCCTACTTCAGCATGGAGTTCGGTTTGAGCGAGGCCCTGCCCATCTATGCCGGAGGTCTGGGGATCCTTGCAGGAGACTACCTCAAGGCGGCGAGCGACCTGGGCGTGCCGGTGGTCGGCGTGGGCCTGCTCTATCAGGAAGGGTATTTCCGGCAGGTCATCGATGCCGGCGGCTGGCAGCAGGAGGTCTATCCGTATAATGATCCCACGAGCCTCCCCATTACGCCGGTACTTGCGGAAAACGGGACCTGGCTCCACGTCTCCTTCGATGCCCCCGGACGAACCGTACGCTTCCGAGTCTGGAAGGCTGAAGTCGGCCGGGTCATGCTCTACCTCCTGGACAGCAACGATCCATTAAACAGTCCGAACGACCGGGGCATCACCGGCAAGCTCTACGGCGGAGGGCAGGAGATGCGCCTGGCCCAGGAGATCGCCTTGGGGATCTGCGGCTGGCAGTTGATTGAGGCGCTCGGTCTCCCCGTGGAGGTCTGCCATCTTAACGAGGGGCACGCGGCCTTCGTGACTCTGGAACGGGCACGCCGCCTCATGGAGCAAAACCACCTAAATTTCTGGGAGGCGCTCTGGGCCACGAGGGCGGGCAATGTCTTTACCACGCATACGCCGGTTGCCGCCGGCTTCGATATCTTCCCCCGGGAGCTTCTGGAAAAATACGGCCGGGATTATGCAGACCGCCTCGGCGTTTCTCCCCATGAGTTGGCGGCCCTGGGGCGTAAGAACCCCGATGACACCCAAGAGCCGTTCAATATGGCCTACCTCGCGCTCCGCACCTGCGGAATCACCAACGGGGTGAGCCGCCTGCACGGAGAGGTCAGCCGCCGGATCTTTCAGGATCTTTTCCCGCGATGGCCTGATCACGAGGTGCCGGTGACTCATGTCACCAACGGGGTGCATGTTCCCTCCTGGGATTCGCCCTGGGCGGATGAGGCCTGGACCCAGGTCTGCGGTAAGGAACGCTGGCAGGGGACCCTTAAGGCCCTGACCGGGACTATCCTGAAAAAAATGAGCGATGAGGACTTGTGGTCCTTTTGCAGTGCGGAACGGGCGGACCTGGTGGACTATGCCCGCAGGCGCCTTGCCCTTCACCTGGGACAGCGCGGACTGCCGCCGGACCGGGTGGCCCTGTCGGAAAAGGTCCTGGACCCCCATGTGCTCACCCTGGGATTTGCCCGCCGCTTTGCCGAGTACAAGCGCCCGAATCTCCTGCTCCAGGACACGGAGCGGCTGGTTCGTCTGCTGGGCAACCCGGACCGGCCCGTGCAGATCATCGTGGCCGGCAAGGCCCATCCGCAGGACGAGACCGGCAAACGCCTGGTGCAGGAATGGGCCCGGTTCGTGGAACGGCCGGAGGTGCGTGCCCACGCGGTTTTTCTGGAGGACTACGACATGAACCTCGCCCAGGAACTGGTACAGGGTGTGGATGTCTGGCTCAACACCCCTCGGCGGCCCTGGGAGGCGTCGGGGACGAGCGGCATGAAAGTCCTGGTCAACGGCGGCCTCAACCTTTCCTCCCTCGACGGCTGGTGGGCCGAGGCCTACTCCCCGGATGTGGGCTGGGCCCTCGGCGATGGTCAGGAGCGCCCTGCGGGGGAGTGGGACCGCGTGGAAGCGGAACAGCTATACCGGCTCCTGGAGGAGGAGGTCGTCCCGGAATTCTACGACCGGGACGAGGCCGGACTCCCCAGGGCCTGGATCCAGCGGATGCGGGCGAGTATGGCCCACCTCACGCCCCGTTTCAGCAGCAACCGCATGGTGCGGGAATACGCGGAAAAACTCTACCTCCCTGCCGCGGCAGCGTTTCAACGCAGAATGGCGAGAAAAGGGCGCCTGGCCAAGGAGCTCCGGGCGTGGGAACGGACCCTCGCGGATCACTGGCATGAGGTCCAATGGGGGGATCTTGCGGCAATTCAGGAGCAAGACGGCTGGACCTTCGAGGTCCGGCTTGATCTCGGTGGAATTCCGCCGGACTTTGTTCAAGTGCAGCTTTACGCGGACCCTGTGGGTTCCGAAGAACCGATACGGCAGGTGATGAAACGTCGTGCCGGGGTCCCGGTCGCGGCAAAGGGTGATCGGTATGTCTGCCGTGTCAAGACCTCGCGTCCGCCCGCGCATTTTACGCCCCGCCTCGTCGCCCGTCACCTCGACGCACGGATACCGGCAGAGTGCAGCCTGATTCTATGGTATTCGGGGGCCTTAGTTCTGTTAAAACGCGCTCAAACCCTCGTGCGCAATTTATCCTGA
- a CDS encoding AAA family ATPase — translation MKSYLEQADEVESPEQAMPYYIPIGDEAVVFETAYRKKLPLMLKGPTGCGKTRFIRYMAHRLGRPVVTVACHDDLTAGDLVGRYLVKGGETVWIDGPLTHAVRIGAICYLDEIVEARQDTTVVIHPLTDDRRILPVEKTGETLTAPDEFMLVISFNPGYQSLLKDLKPSTKQRFLALEFDYPAADKEAEIVAHESGVEISTARSLILLGSKIRNLKDKGLEETVSTRLLVYAGQLIQGGIPSPRACELAMLQPITDEPEVKRGIRELITSVF, via the coding sequence ATGAAATCCTATCTTGAACAGGCCGACGAAGTGGAGAGTCCGGAACAAGCCATGCCTTATTACATCCCCATCGGGGACGAGGCGGTGGTATTTGAAACCGCCTACCGGAAGAAGCTCCCGCTCATGCTCAAAGGGCCGACCGGCTGCGGAAAGACCCGGTTCATACGGTACATGGCGCATCGTCTGGGACGGCCGGTGGTGACCGTGGCCTGCCACGATGATCTCACCGCCGGCGACCTGGTAGGGCGTTACCTGGTCAAGGGCGGAGAGACGGTCTGGATCGACGGGCCGCTGACCCACGCCGTGCGGATCGGGGCCATCTGTTACTTAGATGAGATCGTGGAGGCCAGGCAGGACACCACCGTGGTGATCCATCCTTTGACCGATGACCGGAGGATTCTTCCCGTAGAGAAGACCGGGGAGACCCTGACGGCGCCGGATGAGTTCATGCTGGTGATCTCGTTTAACCCCGGATACCAGAGCCTGCTCAAGGATCTGAAACCCTCCACCAAACAGCGGTTCTTGGCTCTGGAATTTGATTATCCGGCTGCGGACAAGGAGGCGGAGATCGTGGCACACGAAAGCGGTGTGGAGATCTCGACCGCCCGTTCCCTAATCCTTCTGGGGAGCAAGATCCGGAATCTCAAGGACAAAGGACTCGAGGAGACGGTCAGCACCCGGCTTCTGGTTTATGCCGGGCAGTTGATACAAGGCGGGATCCCTTCGCCGAGGGCCTGTGAGCTGGCCATGCTGCAGCCGATTACCGACGAGCCCGAGGTGAAGAGAGGGATCAGGGAGTTGATTACGTCCGTGTTTTAG